A section of the Delphinus delphis chromosome 1, mDelDel1.2, whole genome shotgun sequence genome encodes:
- the SNRPE gene encoding small nuclear ribonucleoprotein E isoform X1, which translates to MAYRGQGQKVQKVMVQPINLIFRYLQNRSRIQVWLYEQVNMRIEGCIIGFDEYMNLVLDDAEEIHSKTKSRKQLGRIMLKGDNITLLQSVSN; encoded by the exons ATGGCGTACCGAGGCCAGGGCCAGAAGGTGCAGAAGGTGATGGTGCAGCCAATC AATCTCATCTTCAGATACTTGCAAAAT AGATCTCGGATTCAGGTGTGGCTTTATGAGCAAGTGAATATGCGGATAGAGGGCTGTATCATT GGTTTTGATGAGTATATGAACCTCGTATTAGATGATGCAGAAGAAATTCATTCtaaaacaaagtcaagaaaaCAACTGG GTCGGATCATGCTAAAAGGAGATAACATTACTCTGCTCCAAAGTGTCTCCAACTAG
- the SNRPE gene encoding small nuclear ribonucleoprotein E isoform X2: MAYRGQGQKVQKRSRIQVWLYEQVNMRIEGCIIGFDEYMNLVLDDAEEIHSKTKSRKQLGRIMLKGDNITLLQSVSN; this comes from the exons ATGGCGTACCGAGGCCAGGGCCAGAAGGTGCAGAAG AGATCTCGGATTCAGGTGTGGCTTTATGAGCAAGTGAATATGCGGATAGAGGGCTGTATCATT GGTTTTGATGAGTATATGAACCTCGTATTAGATGATGCAGAAGAAATTCATTCtaaaacaaagtcaagaaaaCAACTGG GTCGGATCATGCTAAAAGGAGATAACATTACTCTGCTCCAAAGTGTCTCCAACTAG
- the LOC132424578 gene encoding small ribosomal subunit protein uS19-like has product MEQKQQTFGNFTYSSVGLVGRVLQAAGTAVQHPATAEPGLPRKHTLLKRQCKAKKEALPKEPPEVAKMHLEDIIILPEMMGSMVGVYKVKAFNQVESSLSSQSPTQPGWHRGHSSGFTPFK; this is encoded by the coding sequence ATGGAGCAGAAGCAGCAGACCTTCGGCAATTTCACCTACAGCAGCGTAGGCCTTGTAGGACGTGTCCTACAAGCAGCTGGTACAGCTGTACAGCACCCAGCTACTGCTGAACCAGGACTGCCAAGGAAGCACACCCTGCTAAAGCGCCAGTGCAAGGCCAAGAAGGAGGCACTGCCCAAGGAGCCACCTGAGGTGGCAAAGATGCACCTGGAGGACATCATCATCCTGCCTGAGATGATGGGCAGCATGGTGGGCGTCTACAAGGTCAAGGCCTTCAACCAGGTGGAATCAAGCCTGAGTTCTCAATCACCTACACAGCCAGGTTGGCATCGGGGTCACTCCTCTGGCTTCACCCCCTTCAAGTAG